Proteins from a genomic interval of Clostridium sp. 'deep sea':
- a CDS encoding GNAT family N-acetyltransferase: MINIIIVNGSNYVHYKALATRLIRGYKDGHITAKGFKQFSLITKESILNKQNTILIALHNNKVVGMLACGDQGRSFAITVVHKDYRQHGIAKALLKKAIKECEGFYCEVASDNLPSLKTCFSCNMVATDAFIRKGKVIMRMKALS, from the coding sequence TTGATAAATATTATAATTGTTAATGGCAGTAATTATGTTCATTATAAAGCCCTCGCAACAAGGCTTATAAGAGGCTATAAAGATGGTCATATAACCGCTAAAGGTTTTAAACAGTTCTCTTTAATCACCAAAGAGAGTATTCTTAATAAACAAAACACCATATTAATTGCTTTGCATAATAATAAAGTGGTTGGCATGTTGGCCTGTGGTGATCAAGGTCGTAGTTTTGCTATTACTGTTGTGCATAAAGACTACCGTCAACATGGTATTGCAAAAGCATTATTAAAAAAAGCAATTAAGGAATGTGAGGGTTTTTATTGTGAGGTAGCCTCAGATAACCTACCTAGCTTAAAAACCTGTTTCAGCTGTAATATGGTTGCCACAGATGCCTTTATACGTAAAGGCAAGGTTATTATGAGAATGAAAGCACTTTCTTAA